A single window of Trachemys scripta elegans isolate TJP31775 chromosome 18, CAS_Tse_1.0, whole genome shotgun sequence DNA harbors:
- the WSB1 gene encoding WD repeat and SOCS box-containing protein 1, with product MLGSERGLARSLRVDARSRPIGELLAPTSPFDKKCGRENWTVAFAPDGSYFAWSQGHRIVKLVPWTQCFNNFLLHGTKNVANSVNARLSRQNSDSGQKNKPCEHIIDCGDIVWSLAFGSSVPEKQSRCVNIEWHRFKFGQDQLLLATGLNNGRIKIWDVYTGKLLLNLMDHTEVVRDLTFAPDGSLILVSASRDKTLRVWDLKDDGNMMKVLRGHQNWVYGCAFSPDSSILCSVGASKAVFLWDMDKYSMIRKLEGHLNDVVACEFSPDGALLATASYDTRVYVWDPHIGVILMEFGHLFPAPTPIFAGGANDRWVRSVSFSHDGLHIASLADDKMVRFWSIEEDYPVQVAPLNNGLCCAFSTDGSVLAAGTHDGSVYFWATPKHVSSLQHLCRMAIRRVMPTSQVKNLPVPSKVVEFLSYLT from the exons ATGTTGGGTAGTGAGAGGGGCCTTGCCAGGAGTCTGAGAGTGGATG caaGATCACGTCCTATCGGAGAACTTTTAGCCCCAACATCTCCTTTTGATAAGAAGTGTGGACGTGAAAACTGGACTGTTGCCTTTGCACCTGATGGATCTTACTTTGCGTGGTCACAAGGACATCGCATAGTAAAGCTTGTTCCCTGGACTCAATGCTTTAATAACTT CTTGTTGCATGGCACAAAGAATGTTGCAAATTCAGTCAATGCAAGACTCTCAAGACAGAACAGCGATAGTGGTCAAAAAAATAAGCCTTGTGAGCATATAATTGACTGTGGTGATATAGTCTGGAGTCTTGCTTTTGGGTCTTCAGTGCCTGAAAAACAGAGTCGCTGTGTGAACATAGAATGGCATCGATTCAAATTTGGGCAAGATCAGCTTCTGCTTGCAACTGGCTTGAACAACGGGCGCATCAAAATATGGGATGTATACACAG GAAAACTCCTCCTTAATCTGATGGACCATACTGAAGTGGTCAGAGATTTAACCTTTGCTCCAGATGGCAGCCTGATATTAGTGTCTGCATCAAGAGACAAAACGCTAAGAGTGTGGGACCTGAAAGATGATg gaAATATGATGAAGGTATTAAGAGGGCACCAGAATTGGGTGTATGGCTGTGCTTTTTCTCCAGACTCTTCCATTCTGTGTTCCGTTGGAGCCAGTAAAGCA GTTTTTCTTTGGGATATGGATAAGTACTCCATGATTCGTAAACTAGAAGGACATCTCAACGATGTTGTAGCTTGTGAGTTTTCCCCTGATGGAGCTTTACTGGCTACTGCATCTTACGATACTAGAGTTTATGTCTGGGATCCCCATATTGGAGTTATTCTAATGGAATTTGG GCATCTGTTTCCTGCTCCGACTCCAATATTTGCTGGGGGAGCGAATGACAGATGGGTTAGATCTGTATCTTTTAGTCACGATGGACTGCACATTGCAAGCCTTGCTGATGATAA AATGGTGAGGTTCTGGAGTATTGAAGAAGACTATCCTGTACAAGTTGCACCTTTGAACAATGGGCTTTGCTGTGCCTTTTCTACTGATGGCAGTGTTCTAGCTGCTGG AACGCATGATGGAAGCGTGTACTTCTGGGCAACTCCAAAACATGTGTCCAGTCTTCAACACTTGTGTCGCATGGCAATTAGAAGAGTGATGCCTACTAGCCAAGTCAAGAACCTGCCTGTCCCTTCAAAAGTGGTGGAGTTTCTTTCCtacctgacttaa